In Streptomyces sp. NBC_01707, a genomic segment contains:
- a CDS encoding phage tail protein: MAEFQINAHRFDPYKNFKFLVLWDGRTVAGISKISPLKRTTEVVKHRHGGDPSSPRKSPGRSEFEGVTLERGVTHDPEFDRWANKVWQVGAGLGSEVSLRDFRKDIIIQVLNEAGQVAVSHKLYRAWVSEYQVLGELDANANAVAIQSVKLECEGWERDYEVEEPVEPSFTHPA; encoded by the coding sequence ATGGCTGAGTTCCAGATAAACGCCCATCGCTTCGACCCCTACAAGAATTTCAAGTTCCTGGTCCTCTGGGACGGTCGAACGGTCGCGGGCATCAGCAAGATCAGTCCCCTGAAGCGCACCACCGAGGTGGTCAAGCACCGCCACGGCGGTGACCCGAGTTCACCGCGCAAGTCGCCGGGCCGTTCCGAGTTCGAGGGCGTCACGCTCGAACGCGGTGTCACCCACGACCCCGAATTCGACCGGTGGGCGAACAAGGTCTGGCAGGTCGGCGCCGGGCTCGGCTCGGAGGTGTCGCTCCGGGACTTCCGCAAGGACATCATCATCCAGGTCCTCAACGAGGCCGGGCAGGTGGCCGTCTCGCACAAGCTCTACCGGGCCTGGGTGAGCGAGTACCAGGTGCTCGGCGAGCTGGACGCCAACGCCAACGCCGTCGCCATCCAGAGCGTGAAGCTCGAATGCGAAGGCTGGGAGCGGGACTACGAGGTGGAGGAGCCGGTCGAGCCCTCGTTCACCCATCCCGCCTGA
- a CDS encoding phage tail sheath family protein produces the protein MPTHMGYPGVYIEELPSSIRTIASVTTSVTAFVGHTRRGPLNQPVRVSSFADFERRFGGLTSQSAVSYAVHQFFGNGGTVAVVVRVAKSGTGEEACVTLHSTEGHSECPVLEVHAKEPGVWGSGLRVAVDHDTQDPDRTFNLQILDARGGARESFTGLSMDAGHGRYVETVVDAGSSLVRVKVLDEGRPDPSGTVSKPFAAELPDLGVELKVKFGDVEREFTLHEPDRDGEPPSNVTELALLLERKLRALPDAPGKHAFAGAEVTAFGRRLQVVAGSVDPDDVVRFIGECANDLGLEASVNPPVFPLQGGKDGDPPGPRDLIGSEVRKTGVQALRDVDDVNLLALPELAAYGSTEDMVTVLSAAEQLCQERRIFLLVDSPSTWGSVDAARAGIGALDAVRSNHAGLYFPHLQFTDPLTGRLRSFPASGAVAGVIARTDGERGVWKAAAGTEARLAGVRSLTVKLTDRENGLLNPLGINCLRTFPVVGPLVWGARTLEGADALDSAWKYVPVRRLALHVEESLHRGLQWVVFEPNEEQLWQQIRLKASAYLNDLFRQGAFKGGTPREAYFVKCDKDTTTDADIDAGVVNVVIGIAPVKPAEFVIVKIQQMAGQFDLP, from the coding sequence ATGCCGACGCACATGGGCTATCCCGGCGTTTACATCGAGGAACTTCCCAGCAGCATCCGCACCATCGCATCGGTCACCACTTCGGTGACCGCGTTCGTGGGGCACACCCGCCGGGGTCCGCTCAATCAGCCGGTGCGGGTCAGCAGCTTCGCGGACTTCGAGCGCCGCTTCGGCGGACTCACCTCGCAGAGCGCGGTCAGCTACGCGGTGCATCAGTTCTTCGGCAACGGCGGCACGGTCGCGGTCGTCGTGCGGGTGGCCAAGAGCGGAACCGGAGAGGAAGCCTGCGTCACCCTCCACTCCACCGAGGGACACAGCGAGTGCCCGGTGCTGGAGGTGCACGCCAAGGAACCCGGTGTCTGGGGCTCCGGCCTGCGGGTGGCCGTCGACCACGACACCCAGGATCCGGACAGGACGTTCAATCTCCAGATACTCGACGCGCGCGGCGGAGCCCGCGAGTCCTTCACCGGGCTCTCGATGGACGCCGGCCACGGCCGCTACGTCGAGACAGTCGTCGACGCGGGTTCCTCCCTCGTCCGGGTGAAGGTCCTCGACGAGGGCAGGCCCGACCCGTCCGGCACCGTATCCAAGCCCTTCGCGGCGGAACTGCCTGACCTGGGCGTGGAGCTGAAAGTCAAGTTCGGAGATGTGGAGCGGGAGTTCACGCTCCACGAACCCGACCGCGACGGTGAGCCGCCGAGCAACGTGACCGAGCTGGCACTGCTGCTGGAGCGCAAGCTGCGCGCACTGCCGGACGCTCCGGGGAAGCACGCCTTCGCGGGGGCCGAGGTCACCGCCTTCGGCCGGCGTCTCCAGGTCGTCGCCGGGTCCGTCGATCCGGACGACGTGGTGCGCTTCATCGGCGAGTGCGCCAACGACCTGGGCCTCGAAGCCTCGGTCAACCCGCCCGTCTTCCCCCTGCAGGGCGGCAAGGACGGTGACCCACCCGGGCCGCGCGACCTGATCGGCAGCGAGGTGCGCAAGACCGGCGTGCAGGCGCTGCGTGACGTGGACGACGTCAACCTGCTGGCCCTGCCGGAGCTTGCGGCGTACGGATCCACCGAGGACATGGTCACCGTGCTGTCCGCGGCCGAGCAGCTCTGTCAGGAGCGGCGGATCTTCCTGCTCGTCGACTCCCCCTCGACCTGGGGCAGTGTGGATGCCGCGCGGGCCGGGATCGGCGCCCTCGACGCCGTACGCAGCAATCACGCGGGGCTGTACTTCCCGCACCTGCAGTTCACCGACCCGCTGACCGGCCGGTTGCGTTCCTTCCCGGCGTCGGGTGCCGTCGCGGGTGTCATCGCCCGTACGGACGGCGAGCGTGGTGTGTGGAAGGCGGCGGCCGGGACCGAGGCACGGCTCGCCGGAGTGCGCTCGTTGACGGTCAAGCTGACCGACCGGGAGAACGGGCTGCTCAACCCGCTGGGCATCAACTGCCTGCGCACCTTCCCCGTGGTGGGCCCGCTGGTGTGGGGCGCACGCACGCTCGAGGGGGCCGACGCCCTCGACAGTGCGTGGAAATACGTGCCGGTGCGCCGACTCGCGCTGCATGTCGAGGAGAGCCTGCACCGCGGACTGCAGTGGGTCGTCTTCGAGCCCAACGAGGAGCAGCTCTGGCAGCAGATCCGGCTGAAGGCGTCGGCGTATCTCAACGACCTGTTCCGGCAGGGTGCGTTCAAGGGCGGGACTCCGCGCGAGGCGTACTTCGTCAAGTGCGACAAGGACACCACGACGGACGCCGATATCGACGCCGGTGTCGTCAACGTTGTCATCGGCATCGCACCGGTGAAGCCCGCGGAGTTCGTCATCGTGAAGATTCAGCAGATGGCCGGGCAGTTCGACCTCCCGTAA